In Geitlerinema sp. PCC 9228, a single genomic region encodes these proteins:
- a CDS encoding tetratricopeptide repeat protein, translated as MPSSDFRRANQLVRENRLEEAVAAYRSAIASNPNIYVYYQNLGEALEKLGYLEEATKAYRQVVSLHPQFPGGQEKIRNLLQRLEKTKESKQLVYQVSNKDNKTYSQSKEPTQPENNSSKHNNLPTDVNVNSKKVQNLEEPLEAYYKSLKTNPKSGYLYLQLAKALARRNKLAEAIVFYKIVLKIQPDSGNAADAYEEWKKCIFKLEKG; from the coding sequence ATGCCATCTAGTGATTTTCGTCGAGCCAACCAATTAGTACGGGAGAATAGATTAGAAGAGGCAGTTGCTGCTTATCGAAGCGCGATCGCTAGTAATCCTAATATATACGTTTATTATCAAAATTTAGGTGAAGCATTAGAAAAATTAGGATACCTTGAGGAAGCGACTAAAGCTTATCGTCAAGTTGTAAGTTTACATCCACAATTTCCGGGAGGGCAGGAAAAAATAAGAAATCTTCTACAAAGGTTGGAAAAAACCAAGGAATCGAAACAATTAGTATATCAAGTATCTAATAAAGACAATAAAACATATAGTCAAAGTAAAGAACCTACACAGCCTGAAAATAACTCGTCGAAACATAATAATTTGCCTACAGATGTAAACGTTAATTCAAAAAAAGTCCAGAATCTCGAGGAGCCATTAGAAGCTTACTATAAATCTCTAAAAACTAATCCAAAGTCTGGGTATCTATACTTACAGTTAGCAAAAGCTTTAGCTAGAAGAAATAAATTAGCTGAAGCTATTGTTTTTTATAAGATAGTTCTCAAAATACAGCCAGATTCGGGTAATGCAGCTGATGCATACGAAGAATGGAAAAAATGTATCTTCAAGCTTGAAAAGGGTTAA
- a CDS encoding FkbM family methyltransferase, translating into MKKAFMKQTSNFPRILIIDWIKTGSISATGQMKKNLFADWPSHLWMQIYCDGPQDTKFRILSLKKTNNECFDEESIILECKDFNPDLIYYRIAVDNINFYNFAYKLIEQLGKPLVTHIVDDWPNRLRSEKPNLYSQIDDSLRSLLKQSAVRLSISKHMSKAFQKRYGANFVPIANCVNRRDWEFEKQKSCFKEPMSSDPFIIRYVGALADDMNFSSIRDIVQVLGEINEYLPVKLEIYTWSLWKNKAIQAFYNVPYVSINESNFSQAGYRSLLMTSNTLIVAYNFDQKSINYVRYSVANKLPECMASGVPVLVYGPREIATVDYAVSTHSVNVVTERDFEKLRVAIQQLIKDSEFRKNLGQKARNFVFEKHSSSKIRQHFYEILKTVAENKSDQANTITAKGQKENHKQTSTNNITMPFSELELLLRFPFLEVKNDKKTIIDVGAHVGSVSKKFAQKGWRVIAFEPEPENLEDLKNNLSQFQEVTIFPKAVSNVEGQLVPFYVSSEHWGIHSLKPFHSTHKPAMEVETIRLDNTLINFNVNYISFLKIDVEGADFLVLQGFDFNKNKPEVVMCEFADERSQQNFGYTYHDVASYMQDRGYKVFVSEWGPIQEYGRKGQKTKAHNFLRCLPYPLDNQPAWGNLIFVRNDRVNEFSKLLGNYLTELGDESNKKGEKTQALSYYKNALQIKTNSSLLHKIGDLLLNQRHLENAKEYYNKAIQLNPEKPWPYRGLGQVLEYQEQHEESIKLYRKALQIKPDYETAKTLLNNVSARPILLNSQRKLKQFKDIHKGERCVIIGNGPSLNKMDLSFLKNETCFGTNRIYLGFEKWGFTPTYYVTVNKLVIEQSVEEILNIPCPKFISNKGIPYIPNQEDIMFIKTLPYHGEPFSSNPLEGINEGSTVTYVAMQLAYYMGFDTVVLIGVDHNFVTKGQPHKEVVSQGEDPNHFHPNYFGKGTKWHLPDLETSEKHYQIANEKFKAEGRTIIDATLDGHCQVFPKKHYKEVFHEYFSSDKTNCYSLKNNNQTYYELVKAAWSMYEKNNLLEMQKFLQKSLDCTPYLEIETVVNWIESFNQFSEHSSKAFDIEHLSNSKEWEQIIDYLFLKLSQ; encoded by the coding sequence ATGAAGAAAGCTTTTATGAAACAAACAAGCAACTTTCCACGTATTTTAATCATAGACTGGATCAAAACAGGGTCTATTTCAGCAACAGGTCAAATGAAGAAAAATTTATTTGCTGATTGGCCTAGTCATTTATGGATGCAAATTTATTGTGATGGACCTCAGGATACTAAATTTCGCATATTATCGTTAAAGAAAACCAATAATGAATGTTTTGATGAAGAAAGTATCATTCTAGAATGTAAAGATTTTAACCCAGATCTGATTTATTACCGTATAGCTGTCGATAATATTAACTTTTATAATTTTGCTTATAAATTAATCGAGCAGCTAGGAAAACCTCTAGTAACCCATATTGTAGATGATTGGCCCAATCGTCTGCGAAGTGAAAAACCCAACTTATATTCTCAGATAGATGATTCCCTGAGATCTTTATTAAAACAATCTGCGGTAAGGCTTTCTATAAGCAAGCACATGTCTAAAGCGTTTCAAAAACGCTACGGAGCCAATTTTGTTCCTATAGCGAATTGTGTTAATCGAAGAGATTGGGAATTCGAAAAACAAAAGAGTTGCTTTAAAGAGCCTATGTCTAGCGATCCTTTCATAATACGATATGTAGGAGCTTTAGCTGATGATATGAACTTTTCAAGTATACGTGATATCGTTCAAGTATTAGGGGAAATAAATGAGTATTTACCTGTGAAACTCGAAATTTATACGTGGTCACTTTGGAAAAACAAAGCAATTCAAGCATTTTATAATGTACCTTATGTAAGCATAAATGAAAGTAATTTTTCTCAGGCAGGATATCGTAGTCTTCTAATGACATCTAATACTTTAATAGTTGCATATAATTTCGATCAAAAAAGTATCAACTATGTTCGATATTCAGTTGCTAATAAATTGCCGGAATGTATGGCATCTGGTGTACCGGTATTAGTTTATGGACCTAGAGAAATAGCAACAGTAGACTATGCTGTATCTACTCATTCAGTTAATGTAGTGACAGAGCGCGATTTTGAAAAGCTACGGGTTGCTATTCAACAACTTATTAAAGATTCAGAATTCCGTAAAAATCTAGGACAAAAAGCACGCAATTTTGTATTTGAAAAACATTCCTCAAGTAAAATTCGACAACACTTCTATGAAATTCTTAAGACAGTAGCAGAAAACAAAAGCGACCAAGCCAATACCATTACTGCCAAGGGTCAAAAAGAAAACCACAAGCAAACATCAACCAATAATATAACTATGCCTTTTTCCGAATTAGAACTATTACTTCGTTTTCCCTTTCTAGAAGTTAAAAACGACAAAAAAACAATCATTGATGTAGGGGCTCATGTAGGTTCCGTATCAAAAAAATTTGCCCAAAAAGGATGGCGTGTTATTGCTTTTGAACCAGAACCAGAAAATTTAGAAGATCTAAAGAATAATCTAAGTCAGTTTCAAGAAGTTACTATTTTCCCTAAAGCTGTGTCAAACGTAGAAGGCCAGTTAGTACCATTTTATGTGAGTTCCGAACATTGGGGAATTCATTCCTTAAAACCTTTTCACTCTACTCATAAACCAGCTATGGAAGTAGAGACGATTAGATTAGACAATACCTTAATTAATTTTAATGTTAACTATATATCTTTTTTAAAAATAGATGTTGAAGGTGCTGATTTTTTAGTACTACAAGGTTTTGACTTTAATAAAAATAAACCTGAAGTTGTTATGTGTGAATTTGCTGACGAGCGGTCTCAGCAAAATTTTGGTTATACCTATCATGATGTAGCCAGTTATATGCAAGATAGGGGATACAAAGTTTTTGTTTCGGAATGGGGACCTATTCAAGAATATGGACGAAAAGGTCAGAAAACAAAAGCTCATAATTTTCTGCGATGTTTACCTTATCCTTTAGATAACCAACCAGCTTGGGGAAATCTTATTTTTGTTCGCAACGATAGAGTAAATGAGTTTTCTAAACTTTTGGGTAATTATTTAACTGAATTAGGGGATGAATCAAACAAAAAAGGTGAGAAAACTCAAGCTTTATCCTACTATAAAAATGCTTTGCAAATCAAAACCAATTCAAGTTTACTTCATAAAATTGGCGATCTTCTTTTGAATCAAAGACATTTAGAAAATGCCAAAGAGTATTATAATAAAGCTATACAATTAAACCCTGAAAAACCTTGGCCGTATCGAGGTTTAGGACAAGTTTTGGAATATCAAGAGCAACATGAGGAATCAATAAAACTTTATCGTAAAGCTCTTCAAATTAAACCTGATTATGAAACCGCAAAAACTTTGTTAAACAATGTAAGTGCTCGACCAATTCTATTAAATTCTCAAAGAAAATTAAAGCAATTTAAAGATATACATAAAGGTGAACGTTGTGTAATAATAGGTAACGGCCCTAGTCTAAATAAAATGGATTTATCTTTCCTGAAAAATGAAACTTGTTTTGGAACGAATAGGATATATTTAGGTTTTGAAAAATGGGGATTTACACCTACTTATTATGTAACAGTTAATAAGCTAGTAATAGAACAAAGTGTAGAAGAAATACTGAATATACCATGTCCTAAGTTTATAAGCAACAAAGGAATTCCATATATTCCTAACCAAGAAGATATTATGTTTATTAAAACTCTTCCTTATCATGGAGAACCCTTTAGTAGTAACCCTTTAGAAGGTATAAATGAGGGAAGTACAGTAACATACGTAGCCATGCAGTTAGCTTATTATATGGGTTTTGATACTGTTGTATTAATTGGAGTTGACCACAACTTTGTTACTAAAGGGCAGCCTCATAAAGAAGTTGTATCGCAAGGTGAAGATCCCAACCATTTTCATCCTAACTATTTTGGGAAAGGCACCAAGTGGCATCTTCCCGATCTAGAAACATCAGAAAAACATTATCAAATTGCTAATGAAAAGTTTAAGGCAGAGGGACGGACAATTATAGATGCTACTTTAGATGGACATTGCCAGGTGTTTCCCAAAAAACATTATAAAGAAGTATTTCATGAATACTTTTCTTCTGATAAAACTAACTGCTATAGTTTAAAGAATAATAATCAAACATATTATGAGCTTGTCAAAGCAGCTTGGTCAATGTATGAAAAAAATAATTTACTAGAAATGCAGAAGTTTTTACAAAAATCATTAGATTGTACGCCTTATTTGGAAATAGAAACTGTCGTCAACTGGATAGAAAGTTTCAATCAATTTTCTGAACATAGTAGCAAAGCTTTTGATATTGAACATTTAAGCAATTCAAAGGAATGGGAACAAATTATTGATTATCTTTTTCTTAAACTATCACAATGA
- a CDS encoding glycosyltransferase translates to MVDMNFISINPDTRNLSGHFLGYDLNLREACNYFGIPFYSLCWKETPKDFLQQNHQFRPTFKEHSWMIGNQGIYGPKESVLKQFRKEIEYALQEILETIGNTTNILYMYTGSLNHTEILSQLALKYENVVLHVNLFWLPFKNLSSPEFKKRWTTFLKFIYNSSKIHATVPTEELQEDIERMFDIKLEVAPHPSVLVSDQDFMNLKIKQFNQVKLPNFSQGNTILFPGNLGGTKNKTSKGYLVSIEIIKIIAEINSKKEESHYQIFMKKTFDNEDVNQELEKIKSIVNFFEDGLPSRDFFKILSFSDIVVLPYAKEAFSKRTSGLFIDSLYLGKPVVSSKNTWMGNRIEELDCGIVVDQNDPNSFVEAINQISKHYPYYKKNAIIAGIKWFQCNNWTSLLASLLHQ, encoded by the coding sequence ATGGTGGATATGAATTTTATATCAATTAATCCAGATACAAGAAATTTATCGGGTCATTTTTTAGGTTATGACCTAAATCTGAGAGAAGCTTGTAATTACTTTGGTATACCTTTCTACTCTCTATGCTGGAAAGAAACACCCAAAGATTTTTTACAACAAAATCATCAATTCAGACCTACCTTTAAAGAGCATTCATGGATGATTGGCAATCAAGGAATTTACGGACCTAAAGAATCAGTATTAAAACAATTTCGTAAAGAAATTGAGTATGCTCTTCAGGAAATTTTGGAAACTATTGGTAATACTACTAATATCCTTTACATGTATACAGGAAGTCTTAATCATACAGAAATACTAAGTCAATTAGCATTGAAATACGAAAATGTAGTATTACATGTTAATTTATTTTGGTTACCTTTTAAAAATTTAAGTTCTCCTGAATTTAAAAAAAGATGGACGACATTTCTAAAATTCATTTATAATTCTTCAAAAATTCATGCAACTGTTCCAACAGAGGAATTACAAGAAGATATTGAACGAATGTTTGATATCAAATTAGAAGTTGCACCGCACCCTAGTGTACTTGTTTCCGATCAAGATTTTATGAACTTGAAAATAAAGCAATTTAATCAAGTAAAACTCCCTAACTTTTCCCAAGGCAACACAATTTTGTTTCCTGGTAACTTGGGAGGAACAAAAAATAAAACTAGTAAAGGGTATTTGGTTTCTATAGAAATCATCAAAATTATAGCTGAAATAAATTCAAAAAAAGAAGAAAGTCATTATCAAATTTTCATGAAAAAAACTTTTGATAATGAAGATGTGAATCAAGAATTAGAAAAAATAAAAAGCATAGTCAATTTTTTTGAAGATGGTTTGCCATCAAGGGATTTCTTTAAAATATTAAGCTTTTCAGATATTGTAGTTTTGCCGTATGCTAAAGAAGCTTTCTCAAAAAGGACATCTGGTTTGTTTATAGATTCTTTGTATCTCGGAAAACCAGTTGTATCATCTAAAAATACTTGGATGGGAAATAGAATTGAAGAATTAGATTGTGGTATTGTAGTTGACCAAAACGATCCGAATTCGTTCGTAGAGGCTATAAATCAAATATCAAAACATTATCCTTATTATAAGAAGAATGCAATTATAGCAGGCATAAAATGGTTTCAATGCAACAATTGGACATCTTTACTTGCTAGCTTGCTACATCAATAA